Genomic DNA from Streptomyces sp. PCS3-D2:
CGGTTCTCCTTCCGGGATCTCGGGCAGCGGCCCCGGCCCGCGCAGAAGCGGATCCCCGTCTGGGTGGGCGGCTCCTCGCCCGCCGCCGTCCGCCGGGCCGCCGTCCGCGGGGACGGCTGGCTCCCGCAGGGCGACCCGCGCGACCGGCTCCCGGAGCAGATCGCCCGTATCGCACGGCTGCGCGCGGAGGCCGGTGTCACCGGCCCCTTCGAGGTCGGCGCGATCACCGAGGCGCTGTACGTCGGCGAGCCCGGCTGGGACACCGGCCGCCGCACCCTCACCGGCAAGGCGGAGGCCCTCGCGGAGTCCCTGCGCGAGTACGGGGCGCTCGGCGTGGACCAGATCCAGGTCCGTTTCCGCAGCCGCGACCGCGCCGAGCTCGTCGATCAGATCGCCGCCTTCGGGGCCGAAGTGGCCCCGCACCTCAACGACTAGGAGCACGGGCATGGGCAAGCTGGACGGGCGCGTCGTCGTCATCACCGGTGCGGCGCGCGGCCAGGGCGAGCAGGAGGCCCGGCTCTTCGCCGCCGAGGGTGCGAGGGTGCTCCTCGGGGACGTGCTGGACGAGCAGGGCGCGGCCGTGGCCCAGGAGATCGGCGAGGACCGGGCCCGGTACGTGCGGATGGACGTGCGCCGGGAGGAGGACTGGGCGGCGGCCGTCGCCGCCGCGAAGGAGTCCTTCGGTCGGATCGACGGCCTGGTCAACAACGCGGGCATCCTGCGCTTCAACGAGCTGGCCTCGACCCCGCTGGAGGAGTTCCGGCAGGTGGTCGAGGTCAACCAGGTGGGCGCCTTCCTCGGTATCAAGACCGTGGCGCCCGAGATCGAGGCGGCCGGCGGCGGCACCATCGTCAACACTTCCTCCTACACCGGCCTGACGGGCATGGCGTACGTCGGCGCCTATGCCGCGACCAAGGCGGCCGTCTTGGGTCTGACCCGGGTGGCCGCGTTGGAGCTGGCGGGCAGGGGGATCCGGGTCAACGCGATGTGCCCGGGCGCGGTGGACACCCCGATGGCCAATCCCGGCCTGCTGGACCCGGCGAACACCACCGACGAGGCCCGCGAGGCCATGGCGGAGCTCTACCGGCGGGTGGTCCCGATGGGGCGGGTGGGGCAGCCGGAGGAGATCGCCCGGCTGGCGCTCTTCCTGACCGGCGAGGACTCCTCGTACATCACCGGCCAGCCGTTCGTCATCGACGGCGGCTGGATGGCGGGGGTCAGCGTCCTGTAGCCGAGGTCGTCTGATGGGGCGTCAGGTATTGACGCTCCGGGTCCCGCGGTGGAACAGTCGGGGCATCGAATCTGACGCAACGTCAGAAAACAGAGGACGGTGAACCCCTTGGAATTCGGGCTCTTCGTGCAGGGATACGTGCCTGAGGCGCGGTCCAAGGTCGACCCCGAGGCGGAGCACAAGGCGCTGGTCGAGGAGACCGAGTACGTCATCCAGGCCGACAAGTCCGGCTTCAAGTACGCCTGGGCCTCCGAGCACCACTTCCTGGAGGAGTACTCGCACCTGTCGGCGAACGAGGTGTTCCTCGGCTACCTCGCGCACGCCACCGAACGCATCCACCTCGGCTCCGGCATCTTCAACCCGCTCGCCCCGGTGAACCACCCGGTCAAGGTGGCCGAGAAGGTCACCATGCTCGACCACCTCTCCCGGGGCCGCTTCGAGTTCGGCACCGGCCGTGGCGCGGGCAGCCACGAGATCCTCGGCTTCCTGCCCGGTATCGAGGACATGGACGCCACCAAGGAGATCTGGGAGGAGACCATCGCGGAGTTCCCCAAGATGTTCCTCCAGGAGGAGTACGAGGGGTTCCAGGGCAAGCACTGGTCGCTGCCGCCGCGCAAGGTCTTCCCCAAGCCGTACGGCAAGGCCCACCCGGCCATGTGGTACGCCGCCGGGTCGCCCTCCTCCTACGCGATGGCGGCCAGGAAGGGCCTCGGCGTGCTGGGCTTCAGCGTGCAGAAGGTCTCCGACATGGAATGGGTCCTCGACCAGTACAAGACGGCCATCAGGGAGGCGAAGGCGATCGGCGCCTTCGTCAACGACAACGTGATGGTCACTTCCACCGCGATCTGCGCCGAGACCCACGACAAGGCCGTGGAGATCGCCGTCAACGCCACCATGAACCGCTTCCAGTCGCTGGTCTTCCGCTACCACGACACCTTCCCGCGGCCCGAGGCGATCCCCCAGTGGCCCGAGACCCTGCCGGAGTACAACGCGGAGATCATCGAGCTCCTGATTGCCGAGGAGCTCCTCATCTGCGGCGACCCGTCGGAGGTCAGGGCCCAGTGCGAGCGCTGGGAGCAGGCGGGCGCGGACCAGCTCTCCTTCGGCCTGCCGACCGGCGTCTCCTACGAGGACACGATGACCACGATCAAGCTGATCGGCGAGCACGTGATCCCGCACATCGACACCGACCCGGTCCACCGTACGACCCGCTTCCGGCAGTCCGCCTGACCCCTGCGGGGCGCACCAACGGGGACGGCGTCTTCCCGGACCGCCGTCCCGCACCGGGCCCCGGCCGGGCGGCCACCCGCCGGGGCCGTCCCCGGCCCTGCCGGCGTTCGACGCGCGGGCACCGGGGCTCCGGCAGGCCGACCGCACCGCGAACACCGGCAGAAGGGACGTCATGCTCGACCACCTGATCAAGGGCGCGACCGTCGTGGACGGCACCGGCGCCCCCGCCCGCGTCGCCGACCTCGGCATACGCGACGGCCGCATCGCCGTCATCGCCGCGCCCGGCACCGTCACCGAAGGGGCCCGCACCAGCGAGGACGCCACCGGCCTCGTCCTGACCCCCGGCTTCGTCGACCCGCACACGCACTACGACGCCCAGCTCTTCTGGGACCCCTACGCCACGCCCTCCATGAACCACGGCGTCACCACCGTCGCCGGCGGGAACTGCGGCTTCACCCTGGCCCCGCTCAACCCGGCCCGCCCCGAGGACGCCGACTACACCCGCCGCATGATGAGCAAGGTCGAGGGCATGGCCCTCAAGGCCCTTGAGGAGGGCGTCGACTGGACCTGGTCCACCTTCGGCGAATACCTCGACGCCCTGGAGGGCCGGATCGCCGTGAACGCCGGGTTCATGGTCGGGCACTGCGCCCTGCGCCGCCACGTCATGGGCGAGGACGCCGTCGGCGGACAGCCCACCCCCGAGCAGATGCGGCAGATGCTCGACCTCTTCCACGACGCCATGAACGCCGGCGCCTGGGGCCTGTCCACCACCCAGTCCGCCACCCACTCCGACGGCGCGGGCGCGCCCGTCGCCTCCCGCCACGCCCGGCCCGCCGAACTCCTCGCCCTCTCCCGCGCCGTCGCCGAACACGAGGGCACCCAGCTCGAAGCGATCGTCGCCGGCTGCCTCGACCAGTTCTCCGACGAGGAGATCGACCTCTTCGTCGACATGAGCGCCGCCGCCGGACGGCCCCTGAACTGGAACGTCCTCACCATCGACGCCGCCGTCCCCGAACGGGTTCCGCGCCAGCTGATCCCCAGTGAGCGGGCCCGCAAGGCCGGCGGCCGCATCGTCGCACTCACCATGCCGATCCTCACCCCCATGAACATGTCGCTCGGCACCTTCTGCGCACTGAACCTCATCCCCGGCTGGGGCGAGGTCCTCGCCCGGCCCGTCCCCGAACGGATCGCCCGACTCCGCGACCCCGCCGTACGCGCCGAGATGCTGCGCCGCGCCGACAGCAAGGAGGCCGGCGTCTTCCGCCGCCTCGCAGACTTCGGCCGCTATGTCATCGGCGACACCTACAGCAAGGAGAACGAGGGCCTCTCCGGGCGGGTCGTGAACGACATCGCTGCCGAACGCGGCCAGGACCCCTTCCAGTGTCTGGTGGAGATCTGCGCCAACGACGACCTGCGCACCGTGCTCTGGCCGATGCCCACCGACAACGACCCGGCGAGCTGGGCCCTGCGCGCCGAGACCTGGCAGCACGAGGACGTCCTGCTCGGCGGCTCCGACGCCGGAGCCCACCTGGACCGGATGTGCGGCGCCCCGTACACGACCCGCTTCCTCGGCGACTGCCTGCGCGGCCGCAAGCTCGTGCCGCTGGAGGAGGCGGTACGGATGCTCACGGACGACCCGGCCCGGCTGTTCGGGCTGCGCGAGCGCGGCCGGCTCACCGAGGGCTACCACGCCGACCTGGTCCTCTTCGACCCCGAACGGATCGACGCGGGCCCGGCCACCCTCGTCCATGACCTGCCCGGCGACAGCCCCCGCCTCGACGCCCGGGCCGTCGGCATCGTCTCGGTGCGGGTCAACGGCGTGGAGACCGTCCGCGACGACGAGGTGACCGGGGCGGTCCCCGGCATCGTGCTCCGGTCGGGCCGGGACACGAGGACGGTGAGCACCCGATGACCGCTCAACCCCTCTACATCGGCGGCGAGTGGGTGGAGCCGGCCGGCGGGCACTACGAGGTGGTCAACCCGGCCGACGCGTCGGTGGTCGGGCTCGCCCCCGAGGCCTCGCGCGCACAGGTCGCCGACGCGGCCCGCGCCGCAGCCGAGGCCTTCGACAGCTGGTCGCGCACGACACCGCAGGCCCGGGCGGCGATCCTCGACCGCGCGGCCGACATCATGCAGC
This window encodes:
- a CDS encoding amidohydrolase family protein, with amino-acid sequence MLDHLIKGATVVDGTGAPARVADLGIRDGRIAVIAAPGTVTEGARTSEDATGLVLTPGFVDPHTHYDAQLFWDPYATPSMNHGVTTVAGGNCGFTLAPLNPARPEDADYTRRMMSKVEGMALKALEEGVDWTWSTFGEYLDALEGRIAVNAGFMVGHCALRRHVMGEDAVGGQPTPEQMRQMLDLFHDAMNAGAWGLSTTQSATHSDGAGAPVASRHARPAELLALSRAVAEHEGTQLEAIVAGCLDQFSDEEIDLFVDMSAAAGRPLNWNVLTIDAAVPERVPRQLIPSERARKAGGRIVALTMPILTPMNMSLGTFCALNLIPGWGEVLARPVPERIARLRDPAVRAEMLRRADSKEAGVFRRLADFGRYVIGDTYSKENEGLSGRVVNDIAAERGQDPFQCLVEICANDDLRTVLWPMPTDNDPASWALRAETWQHEDVLLGGSDAGAHLDRMCGAPYTTRFLGDCLRGRKLVPLEEAVRMLTDDPARLFGLRERGRLTEGYHADLVLFDPERIDAGPATLVHDLPGDSPRLDARAVGIVSVRVNGVETVRDDEVTGAVPGIVLRSGRDTRTVSTR
- a CDS encoding SDR family NAD(P)-dependent oxidoreductase; translation: MGKLDGRVVVITGAARGQGEQEARLFAAEGARVLLGDVLDEQGAAVAQEIGEDRARYVRMDVRREEDWAAAVAAAKESFGRIDGLVNNAGILRFNELASTPLEEFRQVVEVNQVGAFLGIKTVAPEIEAAGGGTIVNTSSYTGLTGMAYVGAYAATKAAVLGLTRVAALELAGRGIRVNAMCPGAVDTPMANPGLLDPANTTDEAREAMAELYRRVVPMGRVGQPEEIARLALFLTGEDSSYITGQPFVIDGGWMAGVSVL
- a CDS encoding LLM class flavin-dependent oxidoreductase — its product is MEFGLFVQGYVPEARSKVDPEAEHKALVEETEYVIQADKSGFKYAWASEHHFLEEYSHLSANEVFLGYLAHATERIHLGSGIFNPLAPVNHPVKVAEKVTMLDHLSRGRFEFGTGRGAGSHEILGFLPGIEDMDATKEIWEETIAEFPKMFLQEEYEGFQGKHWSLPPRKVFPKPYGKAHPAMWYAAGSPSSYAMAARKGLGVLGFSVQKVSDMEWVLDQYKTAIREAKAIGAFVNDNVMVTSTAICAETHDKAVEIAVNATMNRFQSLVFRYHDTFPRPEAIPQWPETLPEYNAEIIELLIAEELLICGDPSEVRAQCERWEQAGADQLSFGLPTGVSYEDTMTTIKLIGEHVIPHIDTDPVHRTTRFRQSA